The genomic interval TATCTGTGAAGCCAACAGTGATCCTCTCCCAGCACCTTACACTTTAGCATTCAGCCCCGGGCAGGGCAAAGGCTCTCAGAGCTAATTCCAAATGTGGCTTTAAGATGGGCGGCACGCAGGACCACTGAACCTACTTGTGTATAAGAGGCCTTGACTTGAGAGATTGTCAAGATGAATCAGTGGGAGCCCCTTCCAGTGCCTCTGAAAGCCAAAGAAGTTGGCAGGTGGGAAAGTGGTTATGATGGCAGCCCTGCCCCTTGCATGCCACTCAACAATGACACCTAGCTTCTGTGGTGTCCCAGGCTTTATCTGCAAACTTTCCCAGCCGTAGAACTCCTTACTCCTGCCCCTTcaggctgtcttttcacagccAACAATGATTCCCTCCCTGAGTTTTCACTATAAAACCCATGTTCCAGCACCCAACCCCCCTCTGCAACAGGAGACACATGATTCAGGCTAGGATGAGCAGGGCTGTGGCACACACCATGCATGCAGCTCTTAGTCTTGCCTTTCACAGACCATCCTCTGCTTTGATCCCCTGAAGGCTCATTTCTGTCCCAGCTGATTTCCCCACTGTGGTGGGCTTTCCCCTCCATCTTCAGCTTCCTGTCAGGGTTGCTGGTCCCTGTTTTGATTCCtcttttctgtttcacttttttcattttgcCTGATTATGAGTGGATTTTGTTGTCCTTTTAGGTTTCCAAAGACTTCCACTAATATTCACCATGTTTTCTGTTGAGAATTATTCCCTTTGTAGATGTATACTTGAAATATAAATGTGAGGAAAGACAAATTTCACATCCTCCTATTCTACCAACTTGACTTCTCCTCTttattacaatatttaaaaaatatatggtaGTCAGTGGAGATGCTGCTGAGCTAAAGGAAAATGTTACGTCCTGACTTCTGGAACATATGTATCTGGTGACTATTTCAGAGCTTTCAAgtgtttcctctttctcttcctcttcattcttctcctcttcccttcctATTTATATAACTACATTCTTGAAAAGCTTCCTGATTTTTTGGCCAAGACAAGTTAGTAAGTTAATTATTCCACtgattgcaggaagaaataagaaagatatGCAAAGACTATTACTAAATGCATTGCCAAAACATCAGTGTACTAAGTTGGACAGTtaagaaatatattaatacattaggAAGTGAAGAGTAATATGGCAGTTTGAGAGGTCTGAATGGTTGAAGGAGAAGTTAgagaataaacattaaaaacatttaaaaccacTCTCTTTTAATGATCTGAAACTTGTTGGCATAGAGTAGAAGAAAACATACTCATTAGATAAACCCTAAGCATGTATTTAACTATTTCAGACGTTTAGTATGTGGTGTGGGAACTGTAATGACCCTACCCTTTGCATGCTACTTAACAATGGTGCCTCGTTTCCTGGGCAGAACACACTTCCTCCAGTTGGCATTCCCAGCCTCAGATCCCCTAGATCCTGTCCTGTCTGTTGTATCTGTGATCCTCTCCCAGGATCCACTCTCTTAACCCCACACTTTAGCATTCAGCCCCTGCCAGCTCAAAGGCTCTCAGAGCTAATTCTGAATCTGGCTTTAAGAGGGGCAGTCCTCAGGACCACTGAGCCTACTTGTGTAGAAGAGGCCTTGGCTTGAGGAATGGGCAAGATGACTCAAGGGGAGCCCCTTCAATTGCCTGTGAAGGCCAAGGAAGTTGGCCGGTGGGAAAGGGGTTATGATGGCAGCCCTGCCCCTTGCATGCCACTCAACAATGACACCTAGCTTCTATGGTGTCCCAGGCTTTATCTGCAAACTTTCCCGGCTGTAGAACTCCTTACTCCTGCCCCCTcaggctgtcttttcacagccAACAATGGTTCCCTCCCTGAATCTTCACTCCAAACCCCATGTTCCAGCACCCAGCCCCACTCTGCAACAGGAGACACATGATTCAGGCTAGGATGAGCAGGGCTGTGGCACACACCATGCATGCAGCTCTTAGTCTTACCTTTCACAGACCATCCTCTGCTTTGATCCCCTGAAGGCCCATTTCTGTCCCAGCTGATTCCCCCACTGTGATGGGCTTTTCCTCTCCATCTTCAGCTTCCTGTAAGGGTTGCTGGTCCCTGTTTTGattcctctttctgtttcacttttttcattttgcCTAATTATGAGTGTATTTTTGTAGTCCTTTTAGGTTTCCAAAGACTTCCACTAATATTCACCATGTTTTCTGTTGAGAATTATTCCCTTTGTAGATGTATACTTGAAATATATATGTGAGGAAAGACAAATTTCACATCCTCCTGTTCTACCAACTTGACTTCTCctctttattataatatttaaaaaatatatggtaTTCAGTGGAGATGCTGCTGAGCTAAAGGAAAATATTACGTGCTGACTTCTGGAACATGCATACCTGGTGACTGTTACAGAGCTTTCAAGTGTTTCCtctatctcttcctcttcattcttctcctctttttcccGTCCTATTTATATAACTACATTCTTGAAAAGCTTCCTGATTATTTGACCAAGAGAAGTTAGTAGGTCAATTACTCCACtgattgcaggaagaaataagaaagatatGAAAAGACTATTACTAAATGCTTTGCCAACACCTCAGTGTATTAAATTGGGCAGTtaagaaatatattaatacattaggAAGTGAAGAGTAATATGGCAGTTTGAGAGGTCTGAATGGTTGAAGGAGAAGTTAgagaataaacattaaaaacatttaaaaccacTCTCTTTTAATGATCTGAAACTTGTTGGCATAGAGTAGAAGAAAACATACTCATTAGATAAACCCTAAGCATGTATTTAACTATTTCAGACGTTTAGTTCCCTGATCCTCTTTCCTTTTCGAAACCTACTACCAATCACTTGTATGTGGCAGTGTGAGTCTTAAATGGTATCTtatattcagttttgtttttatgcAATTTAAACCTGATATTtactattaaattatttatttcctgGTAATGTAATCCTCAGCACGAGACAGCGTTCTAGCAAATTGTAGGGTTATGTTGAAATGGGACAGCCAGATTCCATTAACTGTGTTCCACATTCTACAGTAATATAAAGCGAGCATTGTAACTTTACTCCTAAACTAGACATGATTCCTCACCAGCCACAGCCTAATTATAGAAATCTTCAGTGTCCAAGAGGATAGTGCAGAAAAGAGGATAGTTCAACTCCAGACCTGAACAGAGGAACTGTAGAATTATCGAGAGCTAAATCTCTGAAAAGGCATAATGAAATAATTTACCAAGGCTGGAGAACATGCTAGCACATTCTCTCTTGAACTTCAGTTATTCtctaaaaattattatatttgtcatatttatatttcacatgtatcatgtaatatttatatttatacttgaATCGTTTTACACAAATTTTGATTTGACTGAACATAGGAAATAATGTACAGGAAATGGCAGATGAAATTTTCAAATTgtgatataatacatattatatattttttatatgagAGAGTGACAAACACAGGGAGAAACAGGAAAGAGAGAGGATGAGAGATTACAAAGGATGGCAAATTCAAAATCTGTGGAACTGAAAACCTGTGGAAGGCCATCAGGCAAGAGGATTATCTCTTACCCAAGAAAGACTTAGACTTTTGctctattcaggccttcaatgGATGAGAGACTACACAACTTACAGAGGGCATCTCCTTGACCCAGACCActgatttatatattaaaaagtgaaagactgtcgctaagttgtgtccgactctttgtgaccccatgaaatgtagccctctctctgtgggattctccaggcaagactacttcagtgggttgccatttccttatccagaggattttcctgatccagtgatcaaactggcatctcctgcttgTTAGGCAGATACgtcaccagtgagccaccagggaagcccttctcattaaaaaaaatccttagagATACACATGgaatttgaccaaatatctgggcaccctgTGCCAGTAAAGATGACTCATAAATTAACCATGCTTCTTTCTAGAACACTGACAATGCATATGAAGGAAGTGACCAGGAAAGAGGTTTACTTAACATATATTCCCTGTAGTATGGTAAATCTGAAAAATTGGTTTAAATTACAGAGAAATTCTTACTAATGATTGAGAAGTTGTATATGAATGACAATTAACTTCAAAGACTGAATGGCTCATGATTTCAACTTTCACTAAAAAATAGCTGTTTTATGGCAATACTTCCCAGATTGGGCCTTTCGATATTTCAAAGGGGGAAAGACATCAAAAAATTTGAACAATGCTCTGAGCTTCTTTCATAGAGTGACATAGTACAAAGAGGACACTTGGGAGAATTTATGTAGGAGTAGGTGGTAAATCATGTTGGAGAGTTATGTGCAAAAAGCTTGCTTTCTCTTGTTGGTCTAGAGTCTGGGCTGCGGCAACACCTGAATTACAGTAGATAATGCTAAACTCTTAGTGAATTCCCTGGGACCCAAGGTGAAACAGATTTCTAAAGGCTGCAATAAACAGCTTGATGTCTTTTATCTGAGGGAGAAAAGCAGTGAAAGGAGGATCCTAGAGGGCACCACTTTACTGAACATATCTAAGTATTACGATGGGAAGGCTGGAGAGATGATCTGCAACCTGCCCTCGGTCCAGTTTAGAAGAAGAAAGGAGACAGATTAGCAGGTCATGGATCAAAGGGAAAAGCATTATTAGAAGGACTTGAGGTAAAGAAAAAGGTGTTACTAGATAGCCAGGCTCTTTTCAACCCAGTAGGTACAACAAAATGGCAACCAGTTCATGTGGAACAAGACAGGCACTTTTATAATTCAAAGAAGGTGAAAGGTATCAAAGAGTAATCTTCTCCAATTAAGAAAGGGAGGCTTTGACTCCAAGTTAAAGAACCCAAACAAATCCTCCCACTGCTATAAACCCCTGAAACTGAGAGGTTAAGACGGGGATGCTGTGTGTCATGGGAAGATAATCCAGTGAAGAGATCCTGGAGCAGGACATTTCCTCTTTCTGGAGTCCCTGTCAAGCCACTTATGGATGGATTTGCATTTTGGTTGGGAAATGACTGAACCAGGCCTGTTTTGGCAGCTCTGCTTCCTCCTGGGTGGGGCAGCAAGTCCCTATAAAAAGGCCCTCTGCTGCATCACTGCCATCCTCCTGCTACTCAAGTCCAGATAGATTTTGGAGAACCTGGTGAGTCTGATCCTTCAGTTCAACTCTATTCTTTGGCTCTCTACTTATGAATTAATTCTGGCTACAGCAAATTTGGTGTGTCCAAAGTTATTGTCATGACTTTAATGCTCCTTAGTGGATGAGAGCTTGGAATATGAACACAGTGATATAGAGTATTTATTAAGTTTCTGGGACAGAGTTTGAATTCCTTTATTGAAGAGATTGCAACAAAATCTGTGACAAGAAGAGGTAAAGAATGAAGTTCTTTACCTCTTTTTGTCTTTCTTGTGTCCTTCTGCTGTTATTGAAGAGTCATTTATCTTAGAAGGTGTGGGGCCCTTGTATCCTTCCTGGTTGCCATTTGCTGTGTACACAAGTCATACTTCTGGGACCTCATGATAGATAATGATGATGAAAATTGCTTGTGAGCTTACCTAGGATTTTGGAACTTATGATGGCCTTTCTTGAAGATGCTGTTTccggaaaaaaaagaacagaacaacACTGattgattttttgaaaaaaattttttttttcgaAAAGTTGTATGTAAAAAGATTTTCTCTGAGCCAATAATACAATTTgttaaagagggagagagaggccagAAGTTCATTGGAAGGGATTAAAGAGATCAAAGCACATTCTTAGGGACTGCAAAGATTCTATCCTAGGGTATTAAACAAACTCAGACTTTTCTCCCTGTAGCAGTTCCTTCTTGTGAACACTGTCATGTAATTTCTTTCAGATTCTGAGACTCCAGAAAGATGTCTtatcagcagcagcagtgcaagcagccctgccagccacctccagTAGTGTGCACTCCCAAGTGCCCTGAGCCTTGCCCACCTCCAAAGTGTCCTGAGCCTTGCCCACCTCCAAAGTGCCCTgagccatgcccacctccaaagTGCCAGCAGAAATGCCCTCCTGTGCCACCTCCCCAACAATGCCAGCAGAAGTGCCCACCCAAAAGCAAGTAGAAGCATCAGCTTGTATCTGGATCAGGAAAGGATGAGGACAACTGACTCACCTGGCTCCACAGCTCCACCTTCATCTTCCCTTTAAAGCCTATCATGGATATAGAAGAAGCTTCTCCATCCTTCAGCCTGCAGTATGCCTGTAATGATACCTGACAACCAGAGGTTTCCTTCCTGAGGCTGCTGTTCTGCTCTCCTCTGGGAGGACAGCTGGGAAAGCATCACAGAGCTTCAGATGGAAGAGCAGCAGCTTTTCTTCTGGGCACCATCAGAGGATTCTTGCCCTCTCTTGGGTCTGTCTGTCACCTGGGCAGGGGTTTCTACCAGCTGGTCAACTGTTGCTTATCCTCCTCTTCACGAATAAAGTACAGTTCCTTTTTGTGATGtcaaaaaatgtttcctttcttttaaaactgttcTTACTAATACCATAACATCATCAAGTTTTGGTTCTATCCTTTGATACCAAGGTTCAAGCTCTCACCATCAGTGCTGTCTAAATTTTGAGTCTTATCAAAGAATGCTTTAACATAATTTCAATTACATGTTATTTCCTTAATTATCACTTGATGGATTGAGGACAATATATTTACCTCTCCAGGTTTTCAGTCCCTTTAGTAAAAtctatggaaaattttattttcat from Dama dama isolate Ldn47 chromosome 20, ASM3311817v1, whole genome shotgun sequence carries:
- the LOC133041728 gene encoding small proline-rich protein 2E-like yields the protein MSYQQQQCKQPCQPPPVVCTPKCPEPCPPPKCPEPCPPPKCPEPCPPPKCQQKCPPVPPPQQCQQKCPPKSK